The bacterium genome segment GGTGTTGATCCATCAATAGGTCCAAGCTCTGCGGGCAGAACCAGTGGAGAACACTGGGTGGGCTGTATTGATGCCAGCGGGCGCCCAGGCCTCTAGCTGTCCAGCTCTGCCAGTTCCAGGTTTCGATGAGAACCAGACCGTGTGCTGCAAGGCAGTTCTTCATGTTCCGTATGGCCAGTTGCAGATCGACCAGATGAGATATCACCTGGAGCAAACAGATCAAGTCGAAGTCTGCCTCCTCACTGAATTTCTCGATAGTACCCTGGCGCACGTCGAGCCCGAGCTCTTCACGCGCATAGAGGGCCATCCGTCGATTGGGCTCGATGCCCACCCCTTGCCAACCCGATTCCACAAAGGACTTGAGCGAAAAACCTGCAGCAGCGCCAACATCCAAAACCCGGCCCGGAGAACCAAGGTAGGACTCAGCCAGGTT includes the following:
- a CDS encoding class I SAM-dependent methyltransferase encodes the protein MRPIFAIEHHQIYECDGCQHRMTRPPDSAKHVEETYGDDYFQDGRAGYPGYLEEEPLLRARGARYANLAESYLGSPGRVLDVGAAAGFSLKSFVESGWQGVGIEPNRRMALYAREELGLDVRQGTIEKFSEEADFDLICLLQVISHLVDLQLAIRNMKNCLAAHGLVLIETWNWQSWTARGLGARWHQYSPPSVLHWFCPQSLDLLMDQHQLERVATGRPRKRLSWRHARSLLSYKLGRGRAGRAFEGFSRLVPDKADLPYPLDDARWFLYKQKPSVPS